Genomic segment of Labrus mixtus chromosome 1, fLabMix1.1, whole genome shotgun sequence:
GAAGTTTTTAAGAAAGTATAAATTGAGGTCAAGATCCAAGACAAATGTGCTGGAGGTGTTAATGTAAAGCTACCTCGAAGAATCCTCTTCGTCTCCATCAGagccgtcctcctcctcctcctcctcctcccctgctcGACTCATGCTCCGCCTCATCTGGTACACAGACATGCTGGGATGCTCGATCAGCAGGTTCTCCAGGGGGTCCGCCTCAGGGGCCGACAGCAGCCGGGTCTctgtgtaaaacaaaacatcccGGTTCAAACAGATTTAGAACTTCTTAAATTAGATTGATGAGAGTAACATCAAGGTCTATCTTTTTACCTGGGAGGTTTACAATGACCCATCCCCCCTCCTCAAACTCCATCAGCTCGTCAAACGCGTCATCTGCGACCTCAAAGTCCTCATCGGCGTTCCAGAGCAGGTGAGAGAGAATCTTTCCGAACATTGCTAAAGCTCTGTGGCGATCTGTAATGTATCACAGACAGAGTGGAGGGAACGTTAAGGTgatgactttaaataaatatacttgttttttagataaaacattatttaatttctttttttttatttgttccgtacatgtcaaaacacacaacagaaaagtaaaaagaaaaaaaaaacaattcacactttatcccatgtacggaacggagcagggagaagaatacatcttgttttgcctgcccccccttactcaaaaagcaaaaaataaatgtctggatggttCTGTCCGaattacaatcaatgaatgaatatcacgccaacataaaacaatctaacaattcagtcttcacttcctcagaaatTAGAAATTAAATTATCTAACCTCATCCACTTGAACCTTCTCCCTGCTTGTCTTATTTTGCAAATTGATGATACCAATagctccctctagtggctgttccttagataaaaaaaaacacgcctaAGACCTGTCATGTCCATGGCTCTGTATCAACAACTGCTCTCATTACCTCCCATCAGAAACCTGATCTGAGTACCAACTAAGTTGTTACGCTGTTGTGACGGAGAGTCCTGAGGTCAATGTAGAAGTGAAGTGGCTGACAG
This window contains:
- the si:ch211-260e23.9 gene encoding tumor protein p53-inducible nuclear protein 2 gives rise to the protein MFGKILSHLLWNADEDFEVADDAFDELMEFEEGGWVIVNLPETRLLSAPEADPLENLLIEHPSMSVYQMRRSMSRAGEEEEEEEDGSDGDEEDSSRPVAVRRHISWRLAAWGIPLPCNIQLLAAQRARVQHEGRKLSRSALHRQNLAKTRFSPAEKRYGHFKQPCQRLYNY